Proteins co-encoded in one Bacillus kexueae genomic window:
- a CDS encoding SRPBCC family protein yields MKSWSKEIEINAPIEVVWELFDGSLENMQKIMPQVLENTMVKETEEKVGSISRQKYQEGKRVMEYDVETLEYENTTDFKNLKVGFNLANMFDITAKYELTKIDENTTHFKYTATNKPLKWFIKLFLMFANDKVVVEFVERVKKVAEQEVHVHQ; encoded by the coding sequence ATGAAATCTTGGTCGAAAGAAATTGAAATTAATGCTCCGATTGAAGTTGTTTGGGAACTTTTTGATGGCTCTCTCGAAAACATGCAAAAGATTATGCCACAAGTGCTAGAGAATACGATGGTGAAAGAAACAGAAGAAAAAGTCGGATCGATTTCACGTCAAAAATATCAAGAAGGCAAACGCGTAATGGAATACGATGTCGAAACACTTGAGTATGAGAACACAACTGATTTTAAAAACTTAAAAGTTGGCTTTAATCTCGCTAACATGTTTGATATTACAGCAAAATACGAACTAACAAAAATCGATGAAAATACGACACATTTCAAATACACCGCAACGAACAAACCGCTTAAATGGTTCATTAAATTATTTCTCATGTTCGCAAATGATAAAGTTGTCGTGGAATTTGTAGAACGTGTAAAAAAGGTCGCAGAACAAGAAGTTCACGTTCACCAATAA
- a CDS encoding peptidoglycan-binding domain-containing protein → MFIDDVKDELEGNSIQKKTKAKATKDSPQVKGISISLPLKEGDSGSFVRDIQKQLLKSGIGLPLYGADGFFGEETELAVMRFQRAYKLLVDGLVGPQTIKKLEEITKKKTETTDFPLPTNVLQKGDKGEAVKQLQRALKEVQFDPKFIDGIYGELTEDAVLRFQSMYQALLDDGIYGPKTRKFLNLELSE, encoded by the coding sequence ATGTTCATTGATGATGTAAAAGATGAGCTCGAAGGAAACAGCATCCAAAAGAAAACTAAAGCAAAAGCAACAAAAGATTCTCCTCAAGTGAAAGGCATATCCATCTCCCTCCCTCTAAAAGAAGGAGATTCTGGCTCATTTGTACGTGACATTCAAAAACAACTTCTCAAATCAGGAATCGGACTCCCTCTTTATGGAGCTGATGGTTTTTTCGGTGAAGAAACCGAACTCGCTGTCATGCGATTTCAAAGAGCCTACAAGTTACTAGTTGACGGGCTGGTAGGTCCTCAAACGATTAAAAAGCTAGAGGAAATTACTAAAAAGAAAACCGAAACAACAGATTTCCCCCTTCCTACAAACGTCTTACAAAAAGGGGACAAAGGAGAAGCGGTCAAACAGCTACAAAGAGCTTTAAAAGAAGTTCAATTTGATCCAAAATTCATCGACGGCATTTACGGAGAACTCACAGAAGATGCTGTCCTACGCTTTCAATCCATGTATCAAGCATTACTAGATGACGGCATTTACGGACCGAAAACAAGAAAGTTTCTAAACCTAGAATTAAGTGAATAA